A region of the Candidatus Bathyarchaeota archaeon genome:
GCGAATGAATAAGGAAATTACAATAGGAAAAGTAACAGATAAACTCTCTCATTTTCTAGTCGAACCCTTTGTTCCCCATGACAAGAACAAGGAATATTACATCGCCATAACCTCTAATAGAGAAGGGGATGCCATCCATTTCTCAGCTCATGGAGGGGTAGACATTGAGGAAGTTTGGGATACCGTTGTGACCATACAGGTTCCCATCCTCTCTAGCATTGAGGACATTGAAATAAAGGAAAAACTACCCAAAGATCTTCCTGGCGAAGAAAAGGACATGGTTACTAGGTTCATTAAAGGGTTGTTCAAGTTTTACTCTGACCTTGGTTACGCCTATCTCGAAATAAATCCCGTAGTAGTAACCAAGGGAGGCTTTATACCTGTAGATACGGTTGCACGCCTCGATGACACAGCCCAATTTGTGTGTGGGAAGAAATGGGGCGGCATAGAATTCCCAGCGCCTTTTGGAAGAAGTCTTACCGAGGAAGAAAAATTCATTAAGGATATGGATGAAAAAAGCGGTGCTTCTTTGAAACTAACCGTATTGAACACAAAAGGCAGAGTCTGGACAATAGTAGCCGGCGGTGGCGCCAGCGTTGTCTATACAGATACTATTTTTGACCTAGGTTTTAAAGATGAACTAGCCAATTATGGAGAATATAGCGGGAATCCATCTAAAGATGAGACCTATCAGTATGCCAAGACAATCATTGATCTCATGACAAGGGGAAAAGATCCAAGAGGAAAAATCCTAATTATTGGAGGCGGTATTGCGAATTTCACTGATGTTGCTAAGACTTTCACAGGTATAATAAATGCCTTAAAGGAATACAAGCAAAAACTCATTGATAACAACGTTAAGATTTTTGTTCGCAGGGGTGGGCCAAACTATCAAGAAGGATTAAAGAACATGAAAGAACTTGGCAAGACCCTCGGCGTTCCCATCGAAGTATTTGGACCTGAGGCACATATGACATCGATAGTTCCAATGGGACTTACGGAAAAAGCGCGCGCGTGAT
Encoded here:
- a CDS encoding ATPase, producing the protein MAQRGIREYHGKKMMAKYWSEYFKDLEKYEGKVTLIDPKTTMDDLAKQNPWLKKEKLVVKPDQLFGKRGKHSLILLNATFEQAKNWIKERMNKEITIGKVTDKLSHFLVEPFVPHDKNKEYYIAITSNREGDAIHFSAHGGVDIEEVWDTVVTIQVPILSSIEDIEIKEKLPKDLPGEEKDMVTRFIKGLFKFYSDLGYAYLEINPVVVTKGGFIPVDTVARLDDTAQFVCGKKWGGIEFPAPFGRSLTEEEKFIKDMDEKSGASLKLTVLNTKGRVWTIVAGGGASVVYTDTIFDLGFKDELANYGEYSGNPSKDETYQYAKTIIDLMTRGKDPRGKILIIGGGIANFTDVAKTFTGIINALKEYKQKLIDNNVKIFVRRGGPNYQEGLKNMKELGKTLGVPIEVFGPEAHMTSIVPMGLTEKARA